The Eubacterium ventriosum genome includes the window CAGTGTTAGGACTTTGCTACGGAGCACAGCTTATGATGCATGTGTTAGGCGGAAAAGTAGAACGTGCAGATGTACGTGAATATGGTAAGACAGAAGTATTAATAGACAAGACTCAGTCAAAGATTTTTGCAGATGTTTCACCAAAAACAGTTTGCTGGATGAGTCATTTTGATTATATATCACAGGTGGCACCGGGATTTGAAATCTCATCACACACAAAGGATTGCCCTTGTGCATCAGCAGAAAACGAAGAAAAGAAACTTTATGCAATACAGTTCCATCCAGAAGTACTTCACACACAGGAAGGAACAAAGATGTTATACAACTTCGTTCGTGGAGTTTGCCAGTGTTCAGGAGACTGGAGAATGGATTCATTTGTAGAAGAATCAATTAAGGCAATCCGTGAAAAAGTTGGCGATGGTAAGGTTTTATGTGCATTGTCAGGTGGTGTAGATTCATCAGTTGCAGCAGTAATGCTTTCAAAAGCCATTGGAAAACAGCTTACATGTGTATTCGTAGACCATGGCTTACTTCGTAAAAACGAAGGTGACGAAGTAGAAGCAGTATTCGGTCCTGACGGTCCATATGACTTAAACTTTATCCGTGTAAACGCACAGGAACGTTACTACAGCAAGTTAGCAGGAGTAAAAGAACCTGAACAGAAGCGTAAAATAATTGGTGAAGAATTTATCAGAGTTTTTGAAGAAGAAGCAAAGAAAATCGGAGCAGTTGATTTCCTTGTACAGGGAACAATTTATCCTGACGTTGTTGAAAGTGGTTTAGGTGGCGAATCAGCAGTAATTAAGTCACATCACAACGTAGGTGGATTACCTGACTGTGTAGATTTTAAGGAAATAATCGAACCACTTCGTGATTTATTTAAGGACGAAGTAAGAAAAGCCGGCTTAGAAATGGGTATACCTGAATATTTAGTATACCGTCAGCCTTTCCCAGGTCCGGGACTTGGAATCCGTATCATCGGTGAAGTAACAGCCGAAAAAGTTAAAATGGTACAGGATGCAGATGCAATTTATCGTGAAGAAATTGCAAATGCCGGATTGGATAAAACAATAGGACAGTATTTTGCAGCACTTACAAATATGCGTAGCGTAGGTGTAATGGGAGACGAAAGAACATACGATTACGCCATTGCACTTCGTGCAGTAAATACTGTAGATTTCATGACAGCAGAAGCTGCAGAAATACCTTACGAAGTATTGACAAAGGTAATGAGCAGAATCATAAACGAGGTGCGCGGGGTCAATAGAGTAATGTACGATTTGACAAGTAAGCCACCTGGAACTATAGAGTTTGAATAATCCACGCAATCATAGAAACCAAGTATTCATGCGGGCTACAAACAAATTTGTTTAGTGGCTGGCAACAAAATGGCAACATTTTGTGATTATTCAAGAGATAAAAATTTTATTTCATAACGTATATAAAGAAACCTTACTGATTTTCAGAAGTAAAAAACTGAATATCGGTAAGGTTTTTCTTTTCTCTTATTTTTCTTTTTTAGTCAATTCTTTTACGAGGTAATCACTCAATTCCTGAGAGGGTACCTTGGCACGTTTCTGGTAAGTATCCAGTTCCGGGTACTTATATCTCCATTCATCATATTCTTCCTTGCTGATTTCACCGTTTTCCAGTTTGTCAGCTTGTTCCATCCATGCACGAAACATTTCATCGACAGATGAGCTGGGAGCAGATATGGAAGAGTCAAGCCAGAGATGAGGTTGTCCATCTACATTTTTTACCTTTAGACCATACATATCTTCCAGTGCAAATAGTGTATGCATCAGACCTATGTGAGTATCAATATCTGGAACTGTTAAGGCATGAGTATTGATATCAAAGATCTGAGACATCTGTTTTACAAGATCAATCTTAGGAACTCTGGCTTCAGATTCATACTGAGCCATGCGGACATCTGAGGTTTTTCCTTTGAATCCCAGTTGTTCTCCGAGTTGTTTTTGTGTCATGCCTATGCGGTTGCGAAAATATTTGATACGTTGTCCGATTGCCATTTTTGTTTGCCTCCTTATAGTGGTCATTCGTGTTGCCATAATTAATTGTGATAGAAAACAAAACAATTCTGTTTAGGTTCAGTATAGCATGAGCAATTTCGGATAGCAAGAAGAACTTAAACAAAAGAATTTAATATTCGCATAGAATCACTTGACTTAAATTAAAATGTTTAGTATCATGCAAATGTAACAACTTAAACAAATTGAGTTAAGATAGAAAGGAGAGATGCGATGTGATGAACAGAACTTTTATGACCGTAGAAGAAGTTGCAGCGGAACTGGGAGTTTCCAAGTCTTATGCTTATAAGATTGTCAAACAGTTAAATGATGAATTACAGAACCTGGGTTATCTTACGGTAGCTGGCAGAGTAAACACCAATTATTTCCGCAAAAAAGTATGTTACAGCGAAGTGTAAGAGAGAGGAGAATTTGTATGAGTATTTACAAAGATAATGTCACTGGGAAGTGGCGAGTGGTCTATCGGTATACCGATTGGACAGGGAAAACGAAACAGACTTCAAAACGAGGATTTCCTACGAAGCGAGAAGCGCAGATGTGGGAACACGAACAAATGTTAAAGCATGATGCAAAACTGGATATGACTTTCGCAAGTTTTTATGAAATTTATGTAGAAGATAAAAAGGAACGAATCCGGGATAACACATGGGGAACTAAGAATAATATTGCCAGAACAAAAATTCTTCCATACTTTGGGGAGAGAAAGATTGCAGAAATTGAACCAAAAGATGTGATTGCATGGCAGAATCATTTGCTTGCATTTAAGAGAGCGAATGGAAAAGGGTATTCTGCTTCATATCTGCGGAAAATCCACAGCCAGTTAAGTGCCATTTTCAATCATGCAGTTGATTTTTATCATTTGCCTTCTAATCCGGCACAGAAAGCTGGAAATATAGCAATAGAGGAATATAAGGAAATGTTGTTCTGGACGAAAGAAGAGTATTTGAAATTTGCAGATGTGATGATGGATAAACCAGTTTCTTACTACGCTTTTGAAATGCTTTACTGGTGTGGTATCCGTGAAGGAGAGTTGCTTGCCCTGACACCAGCGGATTTTGACTTTACAACGCATACACTGCGAATTAACAAATCATATCAAAGATTAAACCGGGAAGATGTGATTACCCCACCAAAGACATTTAAAAGTAACAGATTTATCAAGATGCCACAATTTATATGTGATGAGATGCAGGATTATATGGGAATGCTTTACGGTCTGAAGAAAGACGAAAGAATTTTCACAATTTCCAAATCTTATCTGCATCATGAAATGAACAGAGGATCAAAAGTATCTGGAGTGAAGCGAATCCGTGTGCATGATTTGAGACACCCGTATGTCAAGCCCACGACAAAAAAATTTATAACTTTTTTTGAAGTTTTTCGGGCAGCTTCATAGCTGCCCATAGCTGTTTCAAATGGGTGTTCACGGTTATACCTCCTTTTCAGATTGCTTTGTTTCTAAGAAATCCTGTGTTGCATATTCAATCTCAATCCGATCTCCTGGAAAGACGTAAACTTTGTTGATAAGCCGGTCAATCAGAGCTTTTGTCAGCATGTTGGCGTTTCCGACTTCCTGAACAATTTCCTGTTGTTTCAGCTTAATCTCATAATCACTTTTTATCTGCTTTGTCTGTGCAGTAATGACAGCATGAACATTTTTGGCTTGTACCAGCTCCGTGTCATAAACCGCTTTTCGTGTTCGATAGGTTTCCAAATCAATCTCTCCGAGTGCATACTGCTCATAAAGATGCCGCTTGCTGTCTTGAATAGAACGGAGTTTTTCTTCATGTTCGGCCTGCTGAACTGTCTGCAAATCCAATTTATCCTTATTGCTATCAATTCCCAATGCCGGACACATTTGAGCCCGAATTGTTTCAAATACAACCTGCTCCAGATCTGCCATCTTTATACGCACACCATGACAAGGAAGCGTTTCAGCCACCTCGGAATGACGGCAATAAAACCACGCACCATTTCGTAGAGACATTGCATGATCGCAGCATCCACAGAACACCTTACCACGGAGCAGATAATCACGCGGCTTTTTATTTGACAGAGAGAAACGCTTAATTGAAGCATTGGCTTTCTCAAATAGATCCACACTTACAATAGCCGGATGATGGTTCGGTATTTTGAACCACTCACTTTCATCCTTTAACTGTGTATGTCGGCTGCCAATTTCTTTTACCTTTCTCTTGCCAATTACATAGGTACCGATATATCTTTGATCTTCTAAAATACGCAGGACCGTTGATGTACTCCAAACGCCGTTTGTTCGGGAAACATTGTAATAGTCCTTGCCTTTAAGTTTGCGATATTCCCCAGGGGTGGGGATATTCATGGCATACAGTTTTCTTGTGATCTCGGCTGCGGTGTTGCCTTCAGACGCCCATTGAAATATCATCTGCACATTCGGGGCAACATCCTCGTCCGGTTCCATACGTCCGTCTGCACTCTTGCGATAGCCGTAAGGACAGATGACACTCTGATATTCCCCACGACGCATCTTTGCGTATTTTGCACTTTTGGTTTTCATGGACATATCCCGGCTATAACACTCGCTAATAAGATACTTGAAAGCAATATCAATCCCTCCGGTATCACCTTTGAAATTAGCTGTGTCAAAATCATCACTGACGGAAATAAAACGGGTGTGGTAAAGAGGAAATACCCGCTCAATAAAATAGCCGGTTTCAATGCTGTTACGTCCAAATCGGGAAAGGTCTTTTACAATAATACAGTTGATCTTTCCGGCCTGAACCATTGTTAAAAGTTCCTGCACCGCCGGACGCTCAAAGTTTGTCCCTGTATGACCGTTGTCAATAAATTCCAAAATCTCACTGTTATCCCATTCCGGCAGAGACATAGCTTTTTCACGAAGAATCAGTTTTTGATTTGGTATGCTCAAACTTTCGGTTTTGAAATCTTCCACAGAAAGACGGATATAAAGGGCAATCACATAGTTGCGCACAGTTCCACCGCCTTTCCCTGAAATTCATTTTTGAAACGGAAGGTTACATGAATATTCCGCTCGTGGTCAATCTCAATTCGTTCAATGAGCCGTTCGATCAGTTCTGCAGTCAGCACATGATCCTGTGCCAGTGTTTTTGCATCCTTTTCCATTGCACGGTATCGG containing:
- the guaA gene encoding glutamine-hydrolyzing GMP synthase, which codes for MKKELVIVLDFGGQYNQLVARRVRECNVYCEIYSYKTDIEKIKAMNPKGIILTGGPNSCYEADSPTYSKELFELGVPVLGLCYGAQLMMHVLGGKVERADVREYGKTEVLIDKTQSKIFADVSPKTVCWMSHFDYISQVAPGFEISSHTKDCPCASAENEEKKLYAIQFHPEVLHTQEGTKMLYNFVRGVCQCSGDWRMDSFVEESIKAIREKVGDGKVLCALSGGVDSSVAAVMLSKAIGKQLTCVFVDHGLLRKNEGDEVEAVFGPDGPYDLNFIRVNAQERYYSKLAGVKEPEQKRKIIGEEFIRVFEEEAKKIGAVDFLVQGTIYPDVVESGLGGESAVIKSHHNVGGLPDCVDFKEIIEPLRDLFKDEVRKAGLEMGIPEYLVYRQPFPGPGLGIRIIGEVTAEKVKMVQDADAIYREEIANAGLDKTIGQYFAALTNMRSVGVMGDERTYDYAIALRAVNTVDFMTAEAAEIPYEVLTKVMSRIINEVRGVNRVMYDLTSKPPGTIEFE
- a CDS encoding helix-turn-helix domain-containing protein, coding for MAIGQRIKYFRNRIGMTQKQLGEQLGFKGKTSDVRMAQYESEARVPKIDLVKQMSQIFDINTHALTVPDIDTHIGLMHTLFALEDMYGLKVKNVDGQPHLWLDSSISAPSSSVDEMFRAWMEQADKLENGEISKEEYDEWRYKYPELDTYQKRAKVPSQELSDYLVKELTKKEK
- a CDS encoding tyrosine-type recombinase/integrase, yielding MSIYKDNVTGKWRVVYRYTDWTGKTKQTSKRGFPTKREAQMWEHEQMLKHDAKLDMTFASFYEIYVEDKKERIRDNTWGTKNNIARTKILPYFGERKIAEIEPKDVIAWQNHLLAFKRANGKGYSASYLRKIHSQLSAIFNHAVDFYHLPSNPAQKAGNIAIEEYKEMLFWTKEEYLKFADVMMDKPVSYYAFEMLYWCGIREGELLALTPADFDFTTHTLRINKSYQRLNREDVITPPKTFKSNRFIKMPQFICDEMQDYMGMLYGLKKDERIFTISKSYLHHEMNRGSKVSGVKRIRVHDLRHPYVKPTTKKFITFFEVFRAAS
- a CDS encoding recombinase family protein, producing MRNYVIALYIRLSVEDFKTESLSIPNQKLILREKAMSLPEWDNSEILEFIDNGHTGTNFERPAVQELLTMVQAGKINCIIVKDLSRFGRNSIETGYFIERVFPLYHTRFISVSDDFDTANFKGDTGGIDIAFKYLISECYSRDMSMKTKSAKYAKMRRGEYQSVICPYGYRKSADGRMEPDEDVAPNVQMIFQWASEGNTAAEITRKLYAMNIPTPGEYRKLKGKDYYNVSRTNGVWSTSTVLRILEDQRYIGTYVIGKRKVKEIGSRHTQLKDESEWFKIPNHHPAIVSVDLFEKANASIKRFSLSNKKPRDYLLRGKVFCGCCDHAMSLRNGAWFYCRHSEVAETLPCHGVRIKMADLEQVVFETIRAQMCPALGIDSNKDKLDLQTVQQAEHEEKLRSIQDSKRHLYEQYALGEIDLETYRTRKAVYDTELVQAKNVHAVITAQTKQIKSDYEIKLKQQEIVQEVGNANMLTKALIDRLINKVYVFPGDRIEIEYATQDFLETKQSEKEV